The following proteins come from a genomic window of Thermoflexus sp.:
- a CDS encoding BtpA/SgcQ family protein, whose protein sequence is MSWLQEVFGVSKPVIGMVHLPALPGAPLYDAEKGMEGILEWARRDLRALQAGGIDAVMFCNESDRPYTLRADPATVAAMAAVVGRLRDEIQVPFGIDILWDPFAALAVAHATGARFVREVFTGVYASDMGFWSPSAGEVLRYRRAIGAEGVRLLFNINAEFAAPMGSRPLAEVARSVAFSSLPDAICVSGPMTSVPVRAEDLRAVKEAVGSIPVFINTGARHDNIADLLPYADGVIVGSSLKVDGITWNPVDPERVRSFMEIVRQLRGE, encoded by the coding sequence ATGTCCTGGTTGCAGGAGGTCTTCGGGGTCTCCAAGCCGGTGATCGGGATGGTGCATCTGCCGGCCCTGCCCGGGGCTCCGCTCTACGATGCGGAGAAAGGGATGGAAGGGATCCTGGAATGGGCCCGGCGCGATTTGCGCGCCCTTCAAGCGGGCGGGATCGACGCGGTGATGTTCTGCAATGAGAGCGATCGTCCCTATACCCTGCGAGCAGATCCGGCGACGGTGGCGGCGATGGCGGCCGTGGTAGGGCGATTGCGTGATGAGATCCAGGTGCCCTTTGGGATTGATATCCTGTGGGATCCCTTCGCCGCTCTGGCGGTTGCGCACGCCACAGGCGCCCGATTCGTGCGGGAGGTCTTCACGGGCGTTTACGCCAGCGATATGGGATTCTGGAGCCCCTCGGCGGGGGAAGTCCTGCGTTACCGTCGGGCGATCGGCGCGGAGGGAGTGCGGCTGCTTTTCAACATCAACGCCGAGTTCGCCGCCCCGATGGGGAGCCGGCCCTTGGCCGAGGTGGCTCGCTCCGTGGCCTTTTCCAGTCTTCCCGATGCCATCTGTGTTTCAGGGCCCATGACCAGCGTGCCGGTCCGGGCGGAGGATTTGCGGGCGGTGAAGGAGGCAGTGGGATCGATCCCGGTGTTCATCAACACGGGTGCCCGCCATGACAACATCGCGGATCTGCTGCCTTATGCGGACGGGGTGATTGTGGGTTCCAGCCTGAAGGTCGATGGCATCACCTGGAACCCGGTGGATCCGGAACGGGTGCGGTCGTTCATGGAGATCGTGCGCCAGCTGCGGGGGGAATAG
- a CDS encoding DeoR/GlpR family DNA-binding transcription regulator, whose translation MQAARREQILQILSERSFATAEELARLTGVSLPTIRRDLQAMAEEGLIVRTRGGASLGTPGIGHEIPYLTRARVQLPEKRAIARAALEFIREGDVIALDVGSTTFELARLLRPRRNLTVFTASVPIAQLLANTEISVFLLGGQLRKKELSIVGPLALRMAAQFYYDRFFMGVAGLDPEAGCTDFSLDDVEVKKVFLERSREIVVLADHTKLGHISFTAICSVQRVHRVITDAGADPQIVDRLRELGVEVRVVPVTEDRAAGRRSRAAHRA comes from the coding sequence ATGCAGGCGGCTCGACGAGAGCAGATCCTCCAGATCCTGAGCGAGCGGTCCTTCGCCACGGCGGAGGAGCTGGCCCGGCTGACGGGGGTTTCTCTGCCGACGATCCGTCGGGATCTCCAGGCCATGGCGGAGGAAGGGTTGATTGTCCGCACCCGGGGTGGCGCATCGCTGGGCACGCCGGGGATCGGTCATGAGATCCCTTATCTAACACGGGCTCGGGTTCAGCTGCCGGAGAAGCGGGCCATCGCTCGCGCGGCCCTGGAGTTCATTCGGGAAGGGGATGTGATCGCTCTGGATGTGGGTTCCACGACGTTCGAGCTGGCCCGTCTCCTTCGCCCCCGTCGGAACCTCACGGTCTTCACGGCCTCCGTTCCCATCGCGCAGTTGTTGGCCAACACGGAGATTTCGGTGTTTCTCCTGGGCGGCCAGCTGCGCAAGAAGGAGCTTTCGATCGTGGGCCCCCTCGCATTGCGAATGGCCGCCCAGTTTTACTATGACCGTTTCTTCATGGGGGTGGCCGGTCTGGACCCCGAAGCCGGGTGCACGGATTTCAGCTTGGATGATGTGGAAGTGAAGAAGGTCTTTCTGGAGCGCTCCCGCGAGATCGTCGTCCTCGCCGATCATACCAAGCTGGGCCACATCTCCTTCACCGCCATCTGTTCGGTCCAGCGGGTGCACCGGGTGATCACCGATGCGGGGGCGGATCCACAGATCGTCGACCGGTTGCGAGAGCTGGGCGTGGAGGTGCGGGTGGTGCCGGTCACGGAGGATCGCGCGGCTGGCCGGCGGAGCCGCGCGGCCCATCGCGCCTGA
- a CDS encoding sigma-70 family RNA polymerase sigma factor, with protein MAPVQARSVHLEEAAVEPEMIRRAQGGDPEAVGWLYDRYYLPIYRYFRIRLEDQELAEDLTAEVFVRMLEHLPRYRARGRPFLAWLYTIARNLLTDYYRAQPRTVATPLEDPERAPGGEEDIEQIEAQAQWDCIRRAMQRLTPDQQDVLFHRFLEGRSVEETARLMGKLPNAIKALQHRALAALRRRMEEMGCL; from the coding sequence ATGGCTCCTGTTCAGGCGCGTTCGGTTCATCTGGAGGAAGCCGCTGTTGAACCGGAGATGATCCGTCGGGCGCAGGGGGGCGATCCCGAGGCGGTGGGGTGGCTCTATGATCGCTATTATCTCCCCATCTATCGCTACTTTCGGATCCGGCTGGAGGACCAGGAGCTTGCCGAAGATCTGACGGCGGAAGTTTTCGTGCGGATGCTGGAGCATCTGCCCCGATATCGGGCGCGGGGGCGTCCGTTTCTGGCCTGGCTGTATACCATCGCCCGAAACCTGTTGACGGATTACTACCGGGCGCAGCCGCGCACCGTAGCGACGCCGCTGGAGGATCCGGAGCGCGCCCCGGGTGGGGAGGAGGATATCGAGCAGATCGAAGCGCAGGCCCAGTGGGATTGCATCCGGCGAGCCATGCAGAGGTTAACGCCCGATCAGCAGGACGTGCTGTTTCACCGTTTTCTGGAGGGGCGCTCTGTAGAGGAGACGGCCCGGTTGATGGGGAAACTGCCCAATGCCATCAAAGCGCTGCAGCACCGGGCGCTGGCCGCCCTGCGACGGCGGATGGAGGAGATGGGATGTCTATGA
- a CDS encoding ferritin, producing MAMNQALREAMNDQIRHELYSAYLYLSMAAYFEALNLPGFAHWMRVQAREEVGHAMKFFDHLCDRGERVILQAIEQPPVDFSSPQEAFAQALQHERRVTGLIRNLYQIAVRENDPSSLPLLHWFLEEQIEEEKSVEQILEALRRIGEDGTGLVMMDRELARREAE from the coding sequence ATGGCGATGAACCAGGCGCTCCGCGAGGCCATGAACGACCAGATCCGCCACGAGCTCTATTCCGCCTATCTCTATCTCTCCATGGCCGCCTACTTCGAAGCGCTGAACCTGCCCGGGTTCGCCCACTGGATGCGGGTGCAGGCCCGCGAGGAAGTGGGCCATGCGATGAAGTTCTTCGACCACCTCTGCGATCGAGGGGAGCGCGTCATCCTGCAGGCGATCGAACAGCCTCCCGTGGATTTCTCCTCTCCTCAGGAAGCCTTCGCCCAGGCTCTCCAGCATGAGCGCCGGGTCACCGGCCTCATCCGGAACCTCTACCAGATCGCCGTCCGCGAGAACGATCCTTCCAGCCTGCCCCTGCTCCACTGGTTCCTGGAAGAACAGATCGAGGAGGAGAAAAGCGTGGAGCAGATCCTGGAGGCGCTCCGGCGCATTGGGGAGGATGGGACAGGACTGGTGATGATGGACCGGGAGCTGGCGCGGCGGGAGGCCGAATGA